The DNA window GTCAAGCCCCGGGTTTGATGGAGAGTTGGTCAGCTGGTTTCAGGGGTGCGGTGACCGGATGGGACATCGCGTGGAGTGCCCGTGTCCGGCGGCTGGGGACGTGTCCGAGTTCGCCGTGCAGGTCGAGTCGGCCTGGACCGCGGTGCTGGTGTTGCCACCAGCCCGTTTCTCCAGGCCGCTCGCCGAACCCACCGTGCGCCCCCGCCCTCAACCACACCCAGGGCCACACGCATCTCGACCAACAGTTCCTCGTCACCCGACGTGCTCACCCAAACACCTCCCTACCATCTCACGGCTGAACCGAAGCGCCGGTTCACGCTCGTGCAGTGGCTGTCAGGCACCGACCCGGCGATGCGCGGCACAGCACGGGACGCTCGCCCGACGCCTCGCGCACCCGGTCGCCCGCCGACTGGGCTGCGCCAGCATGACCTGGCGCACCTGCGGGCCGACGGCTACGGAGTCTGGCTGGAGGACGGGCGGTGCCTACGGTTCCTGGTGCACGTCGATTCGGGACCGGTTGGCGATGCTGTCGCCGAGCGTGAGAAGCGGTCGTCGGGACTTGGTGGGCTGCTGGCCGGGTACCGGCGTACCGACCGGGCGGTTCCGGTAGGAGCGGTCTTGGTCATCGCTCAGGACGCCGAGCGTGAAGAGCAAATGCTGGCGGACCTGGGCCGTGAGCCGCTACGAGCGCGGATCGCAGTGACTAGAAGGGAGATGTTGTATCGGCATTGGCCCAATGACCAGGTGTGGAGGCTACCCGAGGACAGCAATGCCAGGCGGCTGACGGACCTTGGGTCCTGATTCTCGGCTCATCCCTCCAAGCCGTTGCGCACGTTGACTCAGCTGCGATCGGTGTTACGGGCGCGGTGCCTTGCCTGCCAGTCGGGTTGCTGCTTCGAACGCCGCTGCCCAGGGGAATGCTCGCTGGCGGTCGTTGCCGCTGCCGGGTGGGTGTGGCTCCCATCCGTCGTCGGTGCCGAGGTAGACCCGTACGCGCTCGCTGCGGAGGCCGGCTACGGCGCGCTGGAAGGGTGCGCGGGCGGCCAGGGCGGCGTTGACGAACGGGACGACCACGGTCGGTACCTGCCGGCCGATCAGTTCCGCGACCGTCGTCATCGCGTAGTTGTCGGCGATGCCGAGCGCAATCTTGTTGAGGGAGTTGTAGGTGGCGGGAGCGATGATGAGCGCGTCCGCGGCGGGGAGGGCGCGGCGGGTGCCGAGGGACGACCGGTAGGTCGACCGGACCGGGTGCCCGGTCAGCCCCAGGGCGAAATTCGAGCGTTGTGAATCGGCAGTCGGAAAAGTATCCCCTCCGGCCGTTCTCCGTGTCACTGTCCCCAAAGGATTGCAGTGGCCTGCGTCGGTGTAATTCCGCAGCAGGGGCCCGACCGTTCCGCAGTGGTGAGGCCCCGGCGACCATGGGGGGAGAACAGGGCCTCACGCTGAATCCCTGTGGGGGATTGGCTGTCAAGGTGGTGGTTGCCTTGACCCCGCCTTCGCGCCGGTGGGTTGGTGCTGCACCGCACAGCCGGGCGAGCGTCAACTTGTGGTTGACGACGAGCATGCGTCAACCTATGGTTGACGCATGACGAATCCTGCCAAGATCCCCCGCGTCGTCCGGCTCGACGACCTGATCGAGGGCATCAAGAAGGCCCACACGGACGCCCTCGACCAGCTCGCGGGCGCGGTCGTGGTCGCCGAACACCTCGGCGACGTCGCCGACCACCTGATCGGCCACTTCGTGGACCAGGCCCGCCGCTCCGGCGCCTCCTGGACCGACATCGGCCGCAGCATGGGAGTCAGCAAGCAGGCCGCGCAGAAGCGGTTCGTGCCGAAGGCCTCCGCCGAGCCGTCGACCCTCGACCCCAGCCGGGGCTTCGGCAACTTCACCCCCCGGGCCCGCAACGTCGTGCTGGCCGCGCAGGAGGCGGCCCGTGCCGCCGGCAATGCCGAGATCCGCCCCGAGCACCTGGTGCTCGGCCTGCTCACCGAGCCCGAGGGGCTCGCCGCCAGGGCGATCGTCGCTCAGGGCGTACCGCTGGAGCGGGTGCGGGAGGCGACCAACGCGACCCTGCCGCCAGCGGCCGGGGAGGTGCCGGCCCTGATCCCGTACGACGCGCGGGCCGGCAAGGCGCTCGAACTGACCATGCGGGAGGCGCTGCGGCTCGGCCACAACTACGTGGGCACCGAGCATCTCCTGCTCGCCCTGCTGGAGCTGGAGGACGGCGCCGGGGTGCTGGCCGGCCTCGGGGTGGACAAGGCCGCCGCCGAGCGCGACGTCGCCGAGGCGCTCGCCACCCTCCGGAAGTGAGGAGGGGCGCTCCCAGGTAGAGAAGGTGCCCCGTCGCACGAAGGCCGGGCGCCCCGAGCGGGGGCGCCCGGCGGTGACCGGGAAGGCGTCAGAGCGGCCGGGGCGTGCGACGTCAGCCGGCGGTGGGGAAGCCGTAGCGGGCGGCGTGCTCCGGGTCGCTCGGGTCGACCTGCCGCAGGCCGGCCTCGGCCAGCCGCTTGTTGACCTCGTCGAGCTGCTCGCGGACCAGCCGGGCCTCCTCCTCGGTGACCCGCCCCCGGTGCGGCTTGCCGGCATGCTCGATGGTGCCGTAGTCCACCTTCTCGGCACTCCTGCGGGCCTTGGGCGGGCGGACCCGCTCGGCTGTCTTCAGCAGCTGGGCCATGGGCACGTCGGTGGCCATCGCGTCGAACTCGCTGGCGGTCAGCACCACCCGGCGCGGCTCCCCGCCGCCGTGCCGGTCGTGGATCTCGACCACCGCGACGTCCAGCGCCGCGTCGTCGATGCTCTCGATCTCGACCGGGGTCGCGTCCAGCTGCACGGGCCCGGCCACCAGGTCGGGGTGCTCCAGCACCACGACGCGGACCGCCTCGTCGTCCGGCCCCAGTGGGGTGCCGCTGAAGTCGGAGACGTGGATCGTCTTCTTGCCCATGCGCGGAGCTTCTCCTGTCGGTGGCGGGATTCGGGACCAGAAGAACCTACCCGACAGGTGTGCGAAAACCCGGACCGGACCGACCGGGTGTGTCGCCCTCCCGGCGCCGACCGGTGCGGCCGGCGTACCGGCCGGGCCGGCCCGTGATGCGGCCCGCGACGGGCACGGGCTGGCCCACCCGCGCCGGTTCGGGCTCGCCTGCCACCTCGGCGTGGTCACCGGCCTGCCCGCGATCGGGGTGGGCAAGACGCCGCTGGTGGGCCGGTGGGAGCCGCCGGGCCCGGAGCGCGGCTCGTGGTCGCCGCTGCGCGACGGCGACGAGGTGGTGGGCCGGGTGCTGCGCGCTGAGTTGCCCCTTCCCGCCCGCGCCGGCAACAGATACCGCCCGCTCCGGCAACAGATACCGCGTAACGCGGCGCACCTCCGGCGCGCTCGACCAGCTGGGGGTGTCCGGACCCGGTAGTAACCTGACCGGCGGACCCCGGGCGGGGAGGAGGACGAGGTGACCATGGCGGTACGTCGGCAGGCGACGCGGATCGCGGCGGTCTGCGTGATGCTGGGCGGCCTGGTGGCCGTCGGGGCCTCGCCGGCCCTCGCCGACGGCGACTCGGTGCGGGTGCGGGCCGCGAGCGCGTTCACCCCGGGCGGCTCACCCGGGGCGGTCTCGCTCGAGGTGCGCCGTCGCAGCGAGGGCTGCGTGATGGTGCGCTCGACGCTGGGCCTGCGGCTCGCCGGCCTCGCCGCCGACCAGGTCTCCGTCCAGTTCCCGACGGGCGGCCGCTGGTGGCCCGTGCCGACCGGCGGCGCCGGGGGCGTGGTGAGCACCCAGCAGGTCACGCCGGCGAACCCGACGCTGTGCAAGGGCAGGAGCGTCACGATGCGCTACCGGGTGGCCTTCCATCCCGGCGCCCCGGCCGGCCGGCTGACGGTCGTCGGCGAGGCGACCAACGCGCGCGGGCAGACCCTCGGCCGGGACGCCACGGCGGCCCGGGTCGCCGAGGGGAGGCGGACGCCCAGCCCGTCGCCGACCCCGAGCCGTCGGCCGTCCCCGACGGTGGCCCCGACCGAGGAGGCGCGGCCCGACGCGGGCCCGACCCTGGCCGCCTTCGGCGGCCAGGCCGGCGCGGCCAGCACGCTCGCCGCCGAGGAGGGCTCCGGGGGCAGCTCCCTGTTCATGCTCGTCGGCCTCGGCCTGGTTGTGGTCGGCGCCGGCCTGATCGTGCTGCTGGTCCGCCGGTCACGCGTCGACCGCGAGCAGGCCGACGGCGGCGGTCACCACCAGGGCGTCCCGCAGCCGCGCGGTCCGGGCGGCACCACGTACCGGGCGGGGGCGGGCGCGCCGCCGTACGCCGGTGGGGCGCCGTCCGGCGGCGTGTACGGCCGGCCGGCGGGAACCCCGTCCGGCTCCGTGTACGGCGCGCGACCGGCCACGCCGGTCACCCCGCCGGCCGGCGGCAGCGTGTACGGCGGCGGCACCACGTACCCGGCGCAGGGCGGGGCGACTCCCGCGGGCGGCGGCACCACGTACCCGGCCGGCGGCGTGCCGCCCCGGCAGGACGGGCCGGGGCGCGGGCCGCGCCGGGGCACGCGCCGACCTCGGGCGGTGGGGCGCCGGCCGGCCCGGTCTCCGGTCCGCCGGCCGGCCCGGTCTCCGGTCCGCCGGCCGCCGGGCCGGACAACCCGCCGGCGCCGGCGGGCGGCGACGCGACGACGATCATGCCCCGGCTGCCCGACTGATCCGGGGCGCGGCGGGGCGCTCCGATACGCTCAGGTGCGTTGACGACTGCGGCCAAGGAGCGAAACCGGTGTCTGATCTGTCCCAGATCGTGAAGGCGTACGACGTCCGCGGGACGGTGCCGGACCAGTGGGACGAACGGGCGGCCGAGGCGCTGGGCGCCGCCTTCACCCAGATGCTCGCGGCCACCGGGGAGGCCGGCGACGCCGTCCTGGTCGCGCACGACATGCGGGCCAGCGGGCCGGGGCTGGCCGAGGCGTTCGCCGCCGGCGTGCGGGCCGAGGGGCGCGCCGTGATCGAGCTGGGCCTCTGCTCCACCGACATGCTCTACTACGCCTCCGGCACCCTCGGGCTGCCCGGCGCGATGTTCACCGCCAGCCACAACCCCGCCAAGTACAACGGCATCAAGATGTGCCGCGCCGGTGCCCGCCCGATCGGGCAGGACAGCGGCCTGGCCGACATCCGCAACCGGGCGCAGGCGCTGCTCGACTCGGGCGCGCGCCGCCCGGCCGGCGAGCCGGTGCGCCCGGCCGAGCGGCGGGACCTGCGTCCCGAGTACGCCGCCCACCTGCGCGGGCTGGTCGACCTCACCGGCATCCGGCCGCTGAAGGTCGTCGTCGACGCCGGAAACGGGATGGGCGGCTGGACGGTGCCCAGCGTGCTCGGCGACGCCGTGCTGCCCGCGCTGCCGCTGGAGATCGTCCCGCTCTACTTCGAGCTCGACGGCACGTTCCCCAACCACGAGGCCAACCCGCTGGACCCGGCGAACCTGGTCGACCTCCAGCGCGCCGTCCGGGAGCACGGCGCCGACCTGGGGCTGGCCTTCGACGGCGACGCGGACCGCTGCTTCGTGGTGGACGAGCGCGGCGAGCCCGTCTCCCCGTCGGCCATCACCGCCCTGGTGGCGGTCCGCGAGCTGGCGAAGTACCCGGGCGCCACGGTGATCCACAACCTGATCACCTCCCGCGCCGTCCCGGAGATCATCCGCGAGCACGGCGGCGAGCCGGTGGTGGCCCGGGTGGGGCACTCCTTCATCAAGGCCGAGATGGCGCGGACCAACGCCATCTTCGGCGGGGAGCACTCGGCCCACTACTACTTCCGGGACTTCTGGTTCGCCGACACGGGGATGCTGGCCGCCATGCACACCCTCGCCGCGCTCGGTGAGCAGGGCCTCCCGCTGTCCGAGCTGGCCGCCCGGTACGAGCGCTACGTCGCCTCCGGCGAGATCAACTCGACCGTGCCCGACCAGGCGGCGAAGGTCGCCGAGGTGCGGGCCGCGTACCCGGAGGCGGCGGCCGACGAGCTGGACGGGCTCACCCTGTCCTTCCCCGACGGTGCCTGGTTCAACCTCCGCGCCAGCAACACCGAGCCGCTGCTGCGGCTCAACGTCGAGGCCCCCACCGCGGAGCGGATGGTCGCGCTCCGCGACGAGGTGCTCGACCGGGTTCGCCGTTAAGATCGCCTGCGCCGGTCGGCACCGCCGGCCGCCGACCCGCACCCGTGGAAGGAGCCGCGCCGTGGCCCTGGACCCGCAGTTGCTCGAGATCCTCGCCTGTCCGGACACACACCACGCCCCGCTGGACTACGACGCGCAGGCGCAGACCCTGACCTGCACCGAGTGCGGGCGGATCTTCGAGGTGCGCGACGACGTGCCGGTGCTGCTGCTCGACGAGGCGCGCGGCGGACCCGCGCAGCAGCGGTGATGGAGGGCACGGCCGGGGTCAGCGGGCACCGGCACGCCGACGAGTCCCTGTTGGACGACGCGGACGCCCTCGCCGAGCGCGATCCGGGCGGGATGCTGCGGTTCACCGCCTCCGCCGGGGCGCAGGTGCGGGAGTCGGCGGCCCTGGCGGCCGAGGCCAACCTCTCCGCGCTCGCCGACGAGGGCCGGCCGCGAGCGGTCGTCATCGCCGGCATCGGCACCGCCGGGCGTACGGGGGACGTGCTGGCCACCGTCGCCGGGCCGCGCTGCCCGGTGCCGGTCATCCCGCACCGCAGCGCCGGGGTGCCCGGCTGGGTGGGCGCCGCCGACGTGGTGATCGCGGTCAGCGCGTCCGGCCGCAGCCCCGAGGCGCTCGGTGCCGCCGAGGCCGCCCACCGCCGGGGTGCCCGGCTGGTCGCCGTCGGCGCGCCGGACTCGCAGTTGCAGTCGGTCGCCGAGCGGGCCCGCGCGCCGTTCATCCCGGTGCCCCGGCGCGCGCCGGCCCGGGCCAGCCTGTGGGCGCTCACCGTGCCGGTCCTGCTCGCCGGCCGTACGCTCGGGCTGGTGAAGGTCAACGAGGCGGACCTCGCCGAGACGGCGGCGCGGCTCGACGCGGACGCCGACCGGTGCCGTCCCACGGCCGAGTCCTTCGTCAACCCGGCGAAGTCGCTGGCCCTCGGGCTGGCGGGCTCGATCCCGATCGTCTGGGGATCGTCGCCGCTGGCCGCCGTCGCGGCCCGCCGGTTCGGCGACACCCTGTCGGCCAACGCCCGCTACCCGGTGGTCACCGGGGCGCTCGGCGAGGCCGGCCGGGGCCGCGTCGGCCTGCTCGACGGCGTCTTCGGCGGGCTCGCCGAGGGGGAGCGGAACATCTTCGCCGACCCGGGCGAGACCGAGGACGGCGCCACCCGGCTGCGGGTGGTGCTGCTGCGCGACGGCGGGCTCAACCCCGAGGACGACGCCGACGAGCCCCTCGCCGTCGAGGAGCGCCGCGCCGACGCCGTGCAGACGCTGGCCGAGCGGCGCGGGGTGCGCTGCGACGTCGTCACCGCCGAGGGCGGTTCCGCGCTGGAGCGGCTCGCCTCGCTGCTGGCGGTGCCGGACTTCGCCTCCGTCTACCTCGCCCTGGCGCACGGACTGGACCCGATGGCCGTGCCGGCCGTCACCGAGATGAAGGAGCTGGCCAACCAGTGAGCGCCAACGGCGGCACCAAGGCGATCGTCGCGGCCCTGCTGGCGAACGTCGGGATCGCGGTCACGAAGTTCGTCGCGTTCCTGCTGACGGGTTCCTCGTCGATGCTGGCCGAGTCGATCCACTCCGTGGCCGACTCGGGCAACCAGGGCCTGCTGCTGCTCGGTGGGCGCCGGGCGAAGCGGACCGCCACCCCGGAGCACCCCTTCGGGTACGGGCGGGAGCGCTACATCTACGCGTTCATCGTCTCGATCGTGCTGTTCAGCGTCGGCGGCCTGTTCGCCCTGTACGAGGCGTACCACAAGTGGTCGCACCCGGAGGCGATCCACAGCTGGCAGTGGGTGCCGGTCACCGTCCTGGTCGTGGCGATCGCGTTGGAGGGCTTCTCCTTCCGCACCGCCATCAAGGAGTCCAACCACATCCGCGGCAACCAGTCCTGGGCGCACTTCGTCCGTCGGGCGAAGGCGCCCGAGCTGCCGGTGGTGCTGCTGGAGGACCTCGGCGCCCTGGTCGGCCTGGTGTTCGCGCTCTTCGGCGTCGGGATGACCCTCGCCACCGGCAACGGCAGGTGGGACGCCCTCGGCACCGCCATGATCGGCGTCCTGCTGGTGACCATCGCGTTCATCCTGGCGGCCGAGACCAAGAGCCTGCTGCTCGGCGAGGGCGCCGAGCCGAAGGACGTGGCCGCGATCGAGCAGGCGGTCACCGCCGGCCCGGAGGTCGAGCGGATCATCCACATGAAGACGCTCTACCTGGGCCCGGAGGAGCTGATGGTGGCCGCGAAGATCGCGGTGCCGCCGTGCGAGACCGCGGAGGACCTGGCCCGGGGGATCAACGCGGTGGAGGCGCGGATCCGCGCGGCCGTGCCCCTCGCCCGGGTGATCTATCTGGAGCCGGACATCTGGTCGTCCGCCGCCGCGCAGGCCGGCACGGGCGCCGCGGCGCACACCCAGCCGGCGGACGCGGGCGGCGGGCCGGGCGTGACGCCCAGGCAGGCGGGGAGCTGACGTGGAGCTGCTGTACGGGCCGATCCGGGACTACGTCTGGGGCTCGCGCACGGCGATCGCCGGGTTGCAGGGGCGTCCGACGCCCAGCCCGGGCCCGGAGGCCGAGCTGTGGCTGGGCGCCCACCCGGGCGCACCGGCCACCGTGCGCCGCGACGGCGCGGCGGTGAGCCTGGTCGACCTGCTGGCCGCCGAGCCGGGGCACTGGCTCGGCGGGCGGCTCGTCGAGCGGTTCGGTCCCCGGCTGCCGTTCCTGCTCAAGGTGCTGGCCGCCGACGCCCCGCTGAGCCTCCAGGCCCACCCGGACGCCGAGCAGGCCCGCGCGGGGTACGCCGCCGACGCCGCCCGCCCCGAGGGCGAGCGCAACTACGTGGACCCGCACCACAAGCCCGAGCTGCTTGTGGCGCTGTCGCCGTTCGACGCCCTCTGCGGGTTCCGCGACCCGGCGGAGTCGGCCGGCGCGCTCGCCGCGTTCGGCGTACCCGAGCTGGGGCCCGTGGTGGGGGCGCTGCGTGGCGGCACGGCCGGGCTGCGTGAGGCCGTACGGCTGCTGCTGAGCTGGCCGGCGGCGGAGCGGGCGGATCTGGTGGTGGCCGTCGTGGCGGCCGAGGCCGACGGGCCGGACGCGGCGCTGGCCCGGGACCTGGCCGCCCGCTACCCGGGTGACCCGGGAGTGCTGGTGGCGCTGCTGCTCAACCGGGTCCGGCTCGCGCCCGGGGAGGCGATCTGGATGCCGGCCGGCAACCTGCACGCCTACCTGCGCGGCACCGGTGTGGAGATCATGGCCGCGAGCGACAACGTGCTGCGCGGCGGGCTGACCCCGAAGCGGGTGGACGTCGACGAGTTGCTGCGGGTGCTGCGCTTCGAGGTGCTCGACGACCCGGTGGTCGCGCCGCTGCCCGTGGCGCCGGGGGTGGTGCGCTGGCCGGTGCCGGTCGACGACTTCGCGCTGCACGGGGTGCGGGTGGACGGCCCGGAGTCGCCGGTCCGGCTGGCCGTGCCGGGGCCGCGGGTGGTGCTCTGCCACTCCGGGCGGCTCTCGGTCGACGACGGCACGGGGACGGTGGCCCTCGCCGCCGGGCAGGCCGCGATCGGCCCCGCCGGCGCCGGCCCGCTCGTCCTCGCGGGGGCGGGCGAGGGGTACGTGGCGACGGCCGGCCTGACCTGACGCGCCCAGCGCGACGGCGGGCCGGTGTGCCCCCGTGTCGGGTCCTGACCGGACGGCGACCCCGGGCGGGACGGCCGTTCGAGCGCCCGTTCGGGGGCCCGGCAGGACGCGGCGGGTCGGCGCGTTTCTGCGGCCACGCGCGTCCGGTGTCCGGCCACCGCAGGAGCGAGTCGGGAATTCCCGAAATAGCTTGACGCGTCGGTGGCTGAGTGTGACTCTATGGGTGCGCAGCGTTATCACGACGAAGGTCCGAGAGCGCGCGGGGAACCAAACCGGGGGGATGCACGGGGTGGCCGGCCGGTGGACGGAGAGTCCGTTCACCGCCGACCGCCCCGTGCGCTGTCCGCCTCCGCGCGTAATGTGGAAGGTCGCGCAGCACTTCGTCCGACAGGAGCTTCCATGACCAGCACCCTCCCGGCGGCCACCAGCGGCAAGCCGTCCGAGGCCCGGCCGAGCACCCTCGCCGAGGGCGACTACAAGGTGGCGGATCTGTCTCTCGCCGAGTTCGGGCGCAAGGAGATCCGGCTCGCCGAGCACGAGATGCCGGGCCTGATGGCGATCCGCCGCGAGTTCGCCGAGGCGCAGCCCCTGCGGGGCGCCCGGATCACGGGCTCGCTGCACATGACGATCCAGACCGCCGTGCTGATCGAGACCCTGGTGGCGCTCGGCGCCCAGGTCCGCTGGGCGTCCTGCAACATCTTCTCCACCCAGGACCACGCCGCCGCCGCGATCGTCGTCGGCCCCGACGGCACCCCGGAGGCCCCGGCCGGCGTCCCGGTCTACGCCTGGAAGGGCGAGACCCTCCAGGAGTACTGGTGGTGCACCGAGCGGGTGCTGACCTGGCCCGACGGGCAGGGCCCCAACATGATCCTCGACGACGGCGGCGACGCCACGCTGCTCGTCCACAAGGGCGCCGAGTTCGAGAAGGCCGGCGTGGTCCCGCCGGTCGAGTCCGCCGACTCGGAGGAGTACGCGGTCATCCTCGAGCTGCTGCACCGCTCGCTCGCCGAGGACGGCCAGCGCTGGACCCGGATCGCCGGCGGCATCAAGGGCGTGACCGAGGAGACCACCACCGGCGTGCACCGGCTCTACGAGATGCACCGCAACGGCACCCTGCTCTTCCCGGCCATCAACGTCAACGACTCGGTGACAAAGAGCAAGTTCGACAACAAGTACGGCTGCCGCCACTCCCTGATCGACGGCATCAACCGGGCCACCGACGTGCTCATCGGCGGCAAGATGGCCGTCGTGCTCGGCTACGGCGACGTGGGCAAGGGCTGCGCCGAGTCGCTGCGCGGCCAGGGCGCCCGGGTCGTGGTGACCGAGGTCGACCCGATCTGCGCTCTGCAGGCCGCGATGGACGGCTACCAGGTCTCCACCCTGGACGACGTGGTCGAGCAGGCCGACATCTTCATCACCGCCACCGGCTGCTTCGACGTCATCACCAACGAGCACATGGCCCGGATGAAGCACCAGGCCATCGTCGGCAACATCGGCCACTTCGACAACGAGATCGACATGGCCGGCCTGGCCAAGCGGTCGGACGTCACCCGGGAGAACATCAAGCCGCAGGTCGACCTCTGGAAGTTCGACGACGGCCACGCCATCATCGTGCTGTCCGAGGGTCGCCTGCTGAACCTGGGCAACGCGACCGGCCACCCGAGCTTCGTGATGTCGAACTCGTTCGCCAACCAGACGATCGCCCAGATCGAGCTGTTCACCAAGACCGACGAGTACCCGGTCGGGGTCTACGTGCTGCCGAAGCACCTGGACGAGAAGGTCGCCCGGCTGCACCTCGGCGCGCTCGGCGCGAAGCTGACCACCCTGAGCAAGGAGCAGGCCGCCTACCTGGGCGTCCCGCAGGAGGGGCCGTTCAAGCCGGAGCACTACCGCTACTGAGTCACCCCCGAAGGGGGCCCGGGTCGAGGACCGATCCGGGCCCCCTTCGCGTACGCGGGACCCGCGGCCGGGTGACATTCGCGGGAACGACTTGACGAGTTCCCGGATGAGGAGGAAGGTATGGCTGCCCTAAGTTAACCGAGGCATGCCTAACCGATCACGGAGTTCTGATGCTCGCCACGTACCTCATCGGCCTGCGGGAGGGGCTGGAGGCCACCCTCGTGGTGAGCATCCTGGTCGCCTTCCTCGTGAAGTCGCAGCGCCGGGACCGGCTGCCCCACGTCTGGGTCGGTGTCGCCGCCGCCGTGGCGCTCTCCGTGCTGTTCGGCTGGCTCATCGAGTTCACCTCGACCTCGCTGCTGTCCGACAGCGGGGACCGGGAACTGTTCGAGGCGGTCACCTCCGTCGCGGCGGTCGTCTTCGTCACCTGGATGATCTTCTGGATGCGCCGGGCCGCCCGGACGATCGCCGGCGAACTGCGCGGCAGGCTGACCGACGCGCTGGCCGTCGGGTCCGTCGCGGTGGCCGGCATGGCCTTCCTCTCGGTGATCCGCGAGGGCCTGGAGACGGCCCTCATCTTCTACTCCGCGGCCCAGGGCGCGGCCGCGGACAGCGGCCCGCTGCTGGCCCTGGCCGGTGGCATCGTCACCGCCGTGGCGATCGGCGTGGGCCTGTACTTCAGCGCCCTGAAGATCAACCTGTCGAAGTTCTTCAGCTGGACCGGGGCGCTGCTGATCCTGGTCGCCGCCGGCATCCTCAAGTACGGCGTGCACGACTTCCAGGAGGCCGACGTCCTGCCCGGCCTGCACGACCTGGCGTTCGACATCAGCGCGGTCCTCGACCCGAGCACCTGGTACGCCGCCCTGCTCGCCGGGATGTTCAACGTCACCCCCGCGCCGAGCGTCCTGGAGACGGTCGCCTGGGTCGCGTTCGCCGTACCGGTGCTCGTGCTCTTCCTGCGCCGGCCCGCGTCGCCGGCCCGACCCGCCCCGGCCGGCGCCACCGGGTCCACCGCCGGGAGCGGGCCGCTGCCCGCGTCGCCGCGCGCCTGACCTGACGAGGAGAAACTGCTGATGCGTACCACCCGCTTCGTGGTGCTCGCCGCCGCCGGCGTGCTGGCCACCACCGGCGTCGCCGCCTGCGGCGGCGGGAAGGACTCCGACCGCGGGACGGCCGACGGTGGCGTGGTCACCGTCAAGGCCACCGACACCGCCTGCGAGGTCGCCCGCACCGAGCTGGCCGCCGGCCAGACCCGGTTCAAGGTGACCAACTCCGGCGCCAAGGTCACCGAGTTCTACGTGTACGCCGCGG is part of the Micromonospora olivasterospora genome and encodes:
- the manA gene encoding mannose-6-phosphate isomerase, class I — translated: MELLYGPIRDYVWGSRTAIAGLQGRPTPSPGPEAELWLGAHPGAPATVRRDGAAVSLVDLLAAEPGHWLGGRLVERFGPRLPFLLKVLAADAPLSLQAHPDAEQARAGYAADAARPEGERNYVDPHHKPELLVALSPFDALCGFRDPAESAGALAAFGVPELGPVVGALRGGTAGLREAVRLLLSWPAAERADLVVAVVAAEADGPDAALARDLAARYPGDPGVLVALLLNRVRLAPGEAIWMPAGNLHAYLRGTGVEIMAASDNVLRGGLTPKRVDVDELLRVLRFEVLDDPVVAPLPVAPGVVRWPVPVDDFALHGVRVDGPESPVRLAVPGPRVVLCHSGRLSVDDGTGTVALAAGQAAIGPAGAGPLVLAGAGEGYVATAGLT
- a CDS encoding phosphomannomutase/phosphoglucomutase yields the protein MSDLSQIVKAYDVRGTVPDQWDERAAEALGAAFTQMLAATGEAGDAVLVAHDMRASGPGLAEAFAAGVRAEGRAVIELGLCSTDMLYYASGTLGLPGAMFTASHNPAKYNGIKMCRAGARPIGQDSGLADIRNRAQALLDSGARRPAGEPVRPAERRDLRPEYAAHLRGLVDLTGIRPLKVVVDAGNGMGGWTVPSVLGDAVLPALPLEIVPLYFELDGTFPNHEANPLDPANLVDLQRAVREHGADLGLAFDGDADRCFVVDERGEPVSPSAITALVAVRELAKYPGATVIHNLITSRAVPEIIREHGGEPVVARVGHSFIKAEMARTNAIFGGEHSAHYYFRDFWFADTGMLAAMHTLAALGEQGLPLSELAARYERYVASGEINSTVPDQAAKVAEVRAAYPEAAADELDGLTLSFPDGAWFNLRASNTEPLLRLNVEAPTAERMVALRDEVLDRVRR
- a CDS encoding Clp protease N-terminal domain-containing protein; amino-acid sequence: MTNPAKIPRVVRLDDLIEGIKKAHTDALDQLAGAVVVAEHLGDVADHLIGHFVDQARRSGASWTDIGRSMGVSKQAAQKRFVPKASAEPSTLDPSRGFGNFTPRARNVVLAAQEAARAAGNAEIRPEHLVLGLLTEPEGLAARAIVAQGVPLERVREATNATLPPAAGEVPALIPYDARAGKALELTMREALRLGHNYVGTEHLLLALLELEDGAGVLAGLGVDKAAAERDVAEALATLRK
- the ahcY gene encoding adenosylhomocysteinase; translation: MTSTLPAATSGKPSEARPSTLAEGDYKVADLSLAEFGRKEIRLAEHEMPGLMAIRREFAEAQPLRGARITGSLHMTIQTAVLIETLVALGAQVRWASCNIFSTQDHAAAAIVVGPDGTPEAPAGVPVYAWKGETLQEYWWCTERVLTWPDGQGPNMILDDGGDATLLVHKGAEFEKAGVVPPVESADSEEYAVILELLHRSLAEDGQRWTRIAGGIKGVTEETTTGVHRLYEMHRNGTLLFPAINVNDSVTKSKFDNKYGCRHSLIDGINRATDVLIGGKMAVVLGYGDVGKGCAESLRGQGARVVVTEVDPICALQAAMDGYQVSTLDDVVEQADIFITATGCFDVITNEHMARMKHQAIVGNIGHFDNEIDMAGLAKRSDVTRENIKPQVDLWKFDDGHAIIVLSEGRLLNLGNATGHPSFVMSNSFANQTIAQIELFTKTDEYPVGVYVLPKHLDEKVARLHLGALGAKLTTLSKEQAAYLGVPQEGPFKPEHYRY
- a CDS encoding Trm112 family protein, producing the protein MALDPQLLEILACPDTHHAPLDYDAQAQTLTCTECGRIFEVRDDVPVLLLDEARGGPAQQR
- a CDS encoding SIS domain-containing protein, which codes for MMEGTAGVSGHRHADESLLDDADALAERDPGGMLRFTASAGAQVRESAALAAEANLSALADEGRPRAVVIAGIGTAGRTGDVLATVAGPRCPVPVIPHRSAGVPGWVGAADVVIAVSASGRSPEALGAAEAAHRRGARLVAVGAPDSQLQSVAERARAPFIPVPRRAPARASLWALTVPVLLAGRTLGLVKVNEADLAETAARLDADADRCRPTAESFVNPAKSLALGLAGSIPIVWGSSPLAAVAARRFGDTLSANARYPVVTGALGEAGRGRVGLLDGVFGGLAEGERNIFADPGETEDGATRLRVVLLRDGGLNPEDDADEPLAVEERRADAVQTLAERRGVRCDVVTAEGGSALERLASLLAVPDFASVYLALAHGLDPMAVPAVTEMKELANQ
- a CDS encoding flavoprotein, producing MTRRTAGGDTFPTADSQRSNFALGLTGHPVRSTYRSSLGTRRALPAADALIIAPATYNSLNKIALGIADNYAMTTVAELIGRQVPTVVVPFVNAALAARAPFQRAVAGLRSERVRVYLGTDDGWEPHPPGSGNDRQRAFPWAAAFEAATRLAGKAPRP
- a CDS encoding cation diffusion facilitator family transporter gives rise to the protein MSANGGTKAIVAALLANVGIAVTKFVAFLLTGSSSMLAESIHSVADSGNQGLLLLGGRRAKRTATPEHPFGYGRERYIYAFIVSIVLFSVGGLFALYEAYHKWSHPEAIHSWQWVPVTVLVVAIALEGFSFRTAIKESNHIRGNQSWAHFVRRAKAPELPVVLLEDLGALVGLVFALFGVGMTLATGNGRWDALGTAMIGVLLVTIAFILAAETKSLLLGEGAEPKDVAAIEQAVTAGPEVERIIHMKTLYLGPEELMVAAKIAVPPCETAEDLARGINAVEARIRAAVPLARVIYLEPDIWSSAAAQAGTGAAAHTQPADAGGGPGVTPRQAGS